One Thermomicrobiales bacterium genomic region harbors:
- the asd gene encoding aspartate-semialdehyde dehydrogenase, translating into MPSKKIPVAVLGATGSVGQRFVQLLQDHPWFEVAELVASERSVGRPYREATDWRLDSTVPAGVADLVVKDYSDQIDSPIAFSALPGEVAEEIEQRLAKDGHAVLSNTSFHRMGDDIPLMIPEVNPDHARAIEAQKKNRGWSGYIVTNPNCSAIHMVLTLKPLQEAFGLEQVVVTTLQAVSGAGYPGVPSLDMIDNVVPFIRTEEEKMAEETQKLLGKWHDGFQYDPVVVSATCTRVPVRDGHTEAVSVKLGQSATPDEVAEVFRAFRGRPQILDLPSAPKRPIVVREEPNRPQPNLDRDAEKGMASVVGRLRECPIMGVKYVLLGHNTIRGAAGASILNAELFKVEGLLPV; encoded by the coding sequence ATGCCGTCGAAGAAGATTCCAGTCGCTGTGCTCGGAGCCACGGGGAGCGTGGGGCAGCGATTCGTGCAGTTATTGCAGGATCACCCCTGGTTCGAAGTGGCCGAACTGGTTGCGTCGGAGCGCTCGGTCGGGCGCCCGTATCGTGAGGCGACCGATTGGCGGCTCGATTCCACGGTCCCCGCAGGGGTAGCCGATCTGGTGGTGAAGGACTATTCGGACCAGATCGACAGCCCGATCGCCTTTTCCGCTCTTCCTGGTGAAGTAGCGGAGGAGATCGAGCAGCGGCTGGCAAAGGACGGCCACGCGGTGCTTTCCAATACATCGTTTCACCGCATGGGCGACGACATTCCCCTGATGATTCCGGAAGTGAATCCGGACCATGCCCGCGCGATCGAGGCGCAGAAGAAGAACCGCGGTTGGTCTGGGTACATCGTCACCAACCCGAACTGCTCGGCGATTCACATGGTGCTCACGCTCAAGCCATTGCAAGAGGCGTTCGGGCTGGAGCAGGTGGTGGTCACGACGCTGCAAGCGGTCTCCGGCGCGGGGTACCCCGGCGTGCCGTCGCTCGATATGATCGACAACGTGGTGCCGTTCATCCGCACCGAAGAAGAGAAGATGGCCGAGGAAACGCAGAAGCTGCTCGGCAAGTGGCACGACGGATTCCAGTACGATCCCGTCGTGGTGAGCGCCACCTGCACACGGGTTCCGGTGCGAGACGGCCATACGGAGGCGGTTTCGGTCAAGCTCGGTCAGAGCGCCACGCCGGACGAAGTGGCTGAAGTCTTTCGGGCATTCAGGGGACGTCCGCAAATCCTCGATCTGCCAAGCGCGCCAAAGCGCCCGATCGTCGTGCGCGAGGAGCCGAACCGCCCGCAGCCGAATCTGGACCGCGATGCCGAGAAGGGAATGGCTTCGGTGGTGGGCCGCTTGCGGGAGTGCCCGATCATGGGAGTGAAATACGTGCTTCTCGGGCACAACACCATCCGGGGCGCGGCCGGCGCGAGCATTTTGAATGCTGAGCTCTTCAAGGTCGAAGGGTTGCTGCCGGTCTAG
- a CDS encoding aspartate kinase, whose protein sequence is MIVLKFGGTSVGSLERVREAAAIAAAQPAPRAVVVSAASGVTNLLLEAGKQAASGDRGGMAATVQAIVDKHASILEGLPEGADRKDTEIRVGDLHTALELTLADVALAGELSARNSDRIVSTGEKAMSLMMAAMLRSKGYAAEAVFADRVIATDARYGSARPDRDRTRELADAVVRPLLEEGKTVVMTGFIGGAPDGSTTTLGRGGSDYSATLLGAALHADEVQIWTDVPGVLSADPRLVRDAREVPQLGFDEAQELAHFGAKVLHPRTIRPAVALDIPVRILSTFAPYEPGTLVTRESSSDDLKAVTVMKNLILLTVDVPELEDLSGAASAVFGALYEDRTEVVLAAQASSRRRMTYLIEAGHYGGCNRVCARLEDVLREREYEVEIGCTEEVAVLAAVGQGAAGQSRALSRMLAVLQREGVPVLASNQQVSNVAMVAAIPQKFADRALLAIHDEFIGSRPSGAKLRRQRRSRLMAEPVQVG, encoded by the coding sequence ATGATCGTACTCAAGTTCGGAGGCACCTCTGTCGGCTCGCTGGAACGCGTGCGGGAAGCGGCTGCCATTGCCGCGGCCCAACCTGCCCCGCGCGCCGTCGTCGTCTCTGCCGCATCTGGTGTGACCAATCTCTTGCTGGAGGCCGGTAAGCAAGCCGCCAGTGGCGACCGTGGCGGGATGGCCGCCACCGTGCAGGCGATCGTCGACAAGCATGCGTCGATTCTCGAAGGGTTGCCCGAGGGCGCCGACCGCAAAGACACTGAGATCCGGGTCGGAGATCTGCACACCGCATTGGAACTGACCCTGGCCGATGTGGCCCTGGCCGGAGAGCTCAGCGCCAGAAACTCGGACCGCATTGTCTCCACTGGCGAAAAGGCGATGAGCCTGATGATGGCGGCAATGCTTCGTTCGAAGGGATATGCGGCCGAGGCAGTTTTCGCCGATCGTGTCATTGCCACCGACGCCCGCTATGGATCGGCCCGGCCCGATCGCGATCGCACGCGGGAACTTGCCGATGCGGTGGTGCGGCCGTTGCTCGAAGAAGGCAAAACCGTCGTCATGACCGGGTTCATCGGCGGCGCGCCGGACGGCTCCACCACCACGCTCGGGCGGGGCGGTTCCGACTACAGCGCGACCCTGCTCGGCGCGGCGCTGCATGCCGACGAAGTGCAGATTTGGACCGATGTGCCGGGGGTGCTCTCGGCCGATCCCCGGCTGGTGCGGGATGCGCGCGAGGTGCCGCAGCTCGGATTCGATGAAGCGCAGGAACTTGCCCACTTCGGGGCGAAGGTGCTGCATCCGCGCACGATTCGACCGGCGGTGGCGCTCGATATTCCGGTGCGCATCCTTTCGACCTTCGCCCCATATGAGCCGGGCACACTGGTGACCCGGGAATCGAGCAGCGACGACCTCAAGGCCGTCACGGTCATGAAGAATCTCATCCTGTTGACCGTCGATGTTCCCGAACTGGAGGACCTTTCCGGCGCGGCGTCGGCCGTGTTCGGCGCGTTGTACGAAGACCGCACCGAGGTGGTGTTGGCCGCGCAGGCTTCCAGCCGGCGGCGCATGACCTACCTCATCGAAGCTGGCCACTACGGCGGTTGCAACCGCGTGTGCGCCCGGTTGGAGGATGTGCTGCGCGAGCGGGAATACGAGGTCGAAATCGGATGCACGGAGGAAGTTGCTGTGCTGGCGGCAGTGGGCCAGGGCGCGGCCGGTCAATCGCGCGCGCTCTCCCGCATGCTGGCCGTGTTGCAGCGTGAAGGCGTGCCGGTACTGGCCTCGAATCAGCAGGTTTCGAATGTGGCTATGGTGGCCGCGATTCCCCAGAAGTTCGCCGATCGCGCGTTGCTGGCGATTCATGACGAGTTCATCGGCTCGCGCCCGAGCGGCGCGAAGCTGCGCCGCCAGCGCCGCTCGCGGTTGATGGCGGAACCAGTGCAAGTTGGATAG
- a CDS encoding nucleotidyltransferase family protein has product MNDLWTALDRIIATAPDASALRIHGLGQIAAWRMRQRGEPVPPDIERLALGAAYASVTAAPLLQKVVDILQEPVIVLKGPEVAHLYPERALRTYGDLDILVADLPSAEQKLIASGFAELLPGKKVDGHHHDSPLGFGLLALNVELHRDPGWLRWLTPPSDRELFGMAVPSVTGVANAFALPPEQLALYLASHAWRHGPYTSLIHMVDIELLRQQTDPVELHALARRWGIEKVWRSICAMNDWYIYQEGTTPGSVHRWWARHLDDTRERTLMEMFLASWGRGLAAPTLPEQIETVTHDVRFSFTVHSWQSRRQKMRRIALAARRSMRPASQHKYG; this is encoded by the coding sequence ATGAACGACCTTTGGACCGCGCTCGACCGCATCATCGCCACTGCTCCGGATGCGAGCGCGCTCCGCATTCATGGGCTGGGGCAAATTGCCGCGTGGCGTATGCGGCAGCGGGGCGAACCCGTTCCGCCCGATATCGAGCGCCTGGCGTTGGGCGCCGCCTATGCCTCGGTGACCGCCGCGCCATTGCTGCAGAAAGTCGTCGATATCCTGCAGGAACCGGTGATCGTGCTGAAGGGGCCGGAGGTCGCGCATCTCTATCCCGAACGCGCGTTGCGCACCTATGGCGATCTCGACATTCTGGTTGCCGATCTGCCCTCCGCCGAGCAGAAACTCATCGCGTCGGGATTCGCCGAGCTCCTGCCGGGGAAAAAGGTCGACGGGCATCACCATGACAGCCCGCTCGGGTTCGGCTTGCTGGCGTTGAACGTCGAACTGCATCGAGATCCGGGCTGGCTGCGGTGGCTCACCCCGCCGTCCGACCGTGAGCTTTTCGGCATGGCGGTTCCCAGCGTCACCGGGGTTGCCAACGCCTTTGCCCTGCCACCCGAACAACTGGCGCTCTATCTTGCCAGTCACGCCTGGCGGCATGGTCCATACACCTCTCTGATTCACATGGTGGATATCGAGCTCCTGCGCCAACAAACCGATCCTGTGGAGCTGCACGCGCTCGCCCGCCGCTGGGGGATCGAGAAGGTCTGGCGCAGCATCTGCGCAATGAACGACTGGTACATCTACCAGGAAGGGACCACCCCAGGTTCCGTGCATCGTTGGTGGGCCCGGCATCTGGACGACACCCGCGAACGAACCCTGATGGAGATGTTCCTGGCCAGTTGGGGTCGTGGGCTGGCCGCGCCAACCTTGCCCGAGCAGATCGAGACCGTCACCCACGATGTGCGCTTCAGTTTTACGGTGCACTCCTGGCAAAGCCGGCGGCAGAAGATGCGGCGCATCGCGCTGGCCGCTCGCCGGTCGATGCGCCCGGCGAGTCAACACAAGTATGGATAG
- a CDS encoding polysaccharide biosynthesis tyrosine autokinase codes for MDLTLHNLAAMARRWWWLLVLAPLVAGTVAFVQVSRQQDLYSASSTVEINPPSMGTDQFTYYDSSIVATYQALITTSAVLDPVIESLGLPMTEDQLRAKITTSPVANTRLMRISVSDPNPETAAVLADAIAEQFQSFAKARTQELTGPYREALNVQISETQADIRTTQQMIDDLVKTKDVTSPEVAAQIETLRTQLADYQSTYRELLISANRMDLQEAGAQTGVVVVQEASPPSAPYAPNVRLYTLLALMAGLCIGIGAVFLLEYLDNTTKVDTPYNELIGAPLMTTIPIVPTMANLPHQLFILDQPMSPESEAVRLLRANVEFALANTDEKSIAVTSAGPGEGKSTVVANLAVAMAQAGYSVVVVDADMRRPAQQEAFNLSNERGLSTLLARPDVDWKSVARANAELKLQVITSGPIPPNPGDLLKSPRFTALLETLSNEVDMVIVDTPPALAVSDALVVADVAKDVLLVCRANETRVDRLQAAVEALPESARVVGVALNYQKRGKAESYYYYYSSDDSAGGSKPPSQNGASRGFGQKVRELVPGGASK; via the coding sequence GTGGACCTAACGCTACACAATCTTGCGGCCATGGCTCGCCGCTGGTGGTGGCTGCTGGTGCTTGCTCCGTTGGTGGCCGGCACGGTGGCATTCGTTCAGGTTTCGCGCCAGCAAGATCTGTATAGCGCATCGTCCACGGTCGAGATCAACCCGCCCTCCATGGGCACCGATCAATTCACCTATTACGACAGCAGCATCGTCGCCACGTATCAGGCATTGATCACCACGTCGGCCGTGCTCGATCCAGTGATCGAGAGTCTCGGACTGCCAATGACCGAGGATCAATTGCGCGCCAAGATCACGACTTCGCCTGTCGCGAACACGCGGTTGATGCGTATTTCAGTTTCCGATCCAAACCCGGAGACCGCCGCGGTCCTGGCAGATGCGATTGCCGAGCAGTTTCAGTCGTTCGCCAAAGCGCGCACCCAGGAATTGACCGGTCCATACCGGGAAGCGCTCAACGTTCAGATCTCCGAAACCCAAGCCGATATCCGCACGACCCAGCAGATGATCGACGACCTGGTCAAGACCAAGGACGTGACCTCGCCAGAAGTCGCTGCTCAGATCGAAACGCTGCGCACCCAATTAGCAGACTATCAGAGCACGTACCGCGAGTTGCTGATCTCCGCCAATCGGATGGACCTGCAGGAGGCCGGCGCGCAGACCGGCGTGGTTGTGGTGCAGGAAGCCTCGCCCCCGAGCGCGCCCTATGCGCCGAATGTGCGCCTCTACACCCTGTTGGCGCTGATGGCCGGACTGTGCATTGGCATCGGCGCGGTCTTCCTGCTCGAATACCTGGACAACACCACCAAGGTCGATACGCCGTACAACGAGCTGATCGGCGCGCCGCTGATGACAACGATCCCGATCGTTCCTACGATGGCGAATCTGCCGCATCAGCTTTTCATCCTCGACCAACCGATGTCACCGGAATCGGAAGCGGTGCGTCTCTTGCGGGCCAATGTCGAGTTCGCGCTTGCAAACACAGATGAAAAGTCGATCGCTGTCACCAGTGCCGGCCCCGGAGAGGGCAAGAGCACCGTCGTCGCCAACCTCGCTGTTGCCATGGCGCAGGCTGGGTATAGCGTGGTCGTGGTCGATGCCGACATGCGCCGCCCGGCGCAGCAGGAAGCGTTCAATCTCTCGAACGAGCGCGGGCTTTCCACTCTGCTGGCGCGGCCGGATGTCGATTGGAAATCGGTGGCGCGCGCGAATGCCGAGCTCAAGTTGCAGGTCATCACGTCCGGGCCGATTCCACCGAACCCCGGCGATCTCCTGAAGAGTCCGCGCTTCACCGCATTGCTCGAGACCTTGAGCAACGAGGTCGACATGGTGATCGTCGACACACCGCCTGCGCTCGCGGTTTCGGACGCGCTGGTGGTTGCTGACGTCGCCAAAGACGTGCTGCTGGTCTGCCGCGCCAATGAGACGCGGGTCGATCGCCTGCAGGCGGCAGTGGAAGCGCTGCCAGAGTCCGCGCGGGTTGTTGGTGTGGCGCTCAACTACCAGAAGCGCGGCAAGGCCGAAAGCTATTACTACTACTACAGCAGCGACGATTCCGCTGGTGGAAGCAAGCCGCCGTCGCAGAACGGCGCCTCACGCGGTTTCGGCCAGAAGGTCCGCGAGCTCGTCCCGGGCGGCGCAAGCAAGTAG
- a CDS encoding glycosyltransferase — protein sequence MRVGLVHDYLTQFGGAERVLVALHELFPAAPIFCSIADPAALPDVTQTWDVRESAIAKLPGAATYHRAMIPVYPAIFRRFEADLRDLDFVIVDSSAWAHHVPVEPTTGLLCYCHSPARFLYGDRDYLEPAALPPGVRHAMHAVFSGLRRSDRRAAERVDRFIANSRNVAARIERTYRRHATVIYPPVDLPPFDPAARPEDWFLVVSRLVPHKRVDLAVRACTRHGIPLKVVGSGRSETELRSMAGPTVEFLGRLDDDEVQKLMARCKGFILAGSEDFGISAVEAQAAGRPVIAFGAGGALESIIPGETGVFFHERTAESLRDAMQTFDTIAWEPVKARANAERFSKDRFQREIMEEVRAVLLQKQAMPSPVRKERV from the coding sequence TTGCGCGTCGGACTCGTGCATGACTACCTGACGCAATTTGGTGGTGCTGAGCGAGTGCTGGTGGCCCTGCACGAGCTCTTTCCAGCCGCGCCGATCTTTTGCTCGATCGCCGATCCTGCGGCACTGCCAGACGTGACCCAAACCTGGGATGTGCGCGAAAGCGCCATCGCCAAACTACCCGGCGCGGCGACATATCATCGCGCGATGATCCCGGTCTATCCCGCCATCTTTCGACGTTTCGAGGCCGATCTGCGCGACCTCGACTTCGTCATCGTCGACTCCAGCGCCTGGGCGCATCATGTGCCGGTCGAGCCGACCACTGGGCTCCTCTGCTATTGCCATAGTCCGGCGCGCTTTCTCTACGGTGACCGCGACTATTTGGAGCCCGCCGCGCTTCCTCCCGGCGTGCGCCATGCCATGCACGCCGTCTTCAGCGGCTTGCGCCGTTCCGATCGCCGCGCGGCCGAGCGGGTCGACCGGTTCATCGCGAATTCGCGAAACGTTGCGGCGCGCATCGAGCGCACCTATCGCCGCCATGCCACGGTCATCTACCCCCCAGTCGATCTCCCTCCCTTCGACCCCGCCGCGCGGCCGGAAGACTGGTTTTTGGTCGTCTCCCGACTGGTGCCGCACAAGCGGGTCGATCTGGCGGTGCGTGCCTGCACCCGGCATGGCATACCACTCAAGGTTGTCGGCTCGGGGCGCTCGGAAACCGAGCTTCGGTCGATGGCAGGACCAACCGTCGAGTTTCTCGGACGGCTCGATGACGACGAGGTGCAGAAACTGATGGCGCGGTGCAAGGGATTCATTCTTGCCGGCTCGGAAGACTTCGGCATCTCGGCGGTGGAAGCGCAAGCGGCGGGCCGGCCTGTGATCGCGTTCGGGGCTGGAGGCGCATTGGAGTCGATCATTCCCGGCGAGACCGGAGTCTTCTTTCACGAGCGCACCGCCGAATCGCTGCGGGATGCCATGCAGACCTTCGACACCATCGCGTGGGAACCAGTCAAGGCGCGCGCCAACGCGGAGCGGTTCTCCAAAGACCGTTTCCAACGCGAGATCATGGAAGAGGTACGTGCCGTGCTGCTCCAGAAACAAGCGATGCCATCTCCCGTCCGGAAGGAGCGCGTCTGA
- a CDS encoding ATP-binding cassette domain-containing protein: MTDCAPVLVLDDVSLFLPEGLEVLRHIDWEVLPGEQWALLGPNGSGKSTLISIAGAARFPSTGTAQVLGKQLGTVSLWDLRERIGHISPSQTVHDWQSVEEVVLTGATSTAWVLHDRIGPADHDRAAEQLELVGAIDLKEREFATLSQGEKQRVRIARALMADPPLLLLDEPATGLDLPSREALLSTLATMPSARPALATVFVSHHLEELPSSTTHAMLLRAGEIVAIGPADDVLTSEHVSAAFGYPIDVTRHNGRWSARGSANWHTRREDG; this comes from the coding sequence ATGACCGATTGCGCGCCCGTGCTCGTGCTGGACGACGTTTCGCTCTTCCTGCCCGAGGGACTCGAAGTACTGCGCCATATCGACTGGGAGGTGCTCCCCGGCGAGCAATGGGCCCTGCTCGGACCCAATGGCTCCGGCAAATCGACCCTGATCTCGATCGCCGGGGCGGCGCGTTTCCCGAGCACCGGGACGGCGCAGGTGCTCGGCAAGCAGTTGGGAACTGTCAGCCTCTGGGACTTGCGCGAGCGAATCGGACACATCAGCCCTTCGCAGACCGTTCATGACTGGCAATCGGTCGAAGAGGTGGTGCTCACCGGCGCCACCAGCACCGCCTGGGTGCTCCACGATCGCATTGGTCCGGCCGACCATGACCGCGCGGCGGAACAACTGGAACTCGTGGGCGCGATCGACCTGAAGGAGCGGGAGTTCGCCACACTCTCCCAGGGGGAGAAACAGCGCGTGCGCATCGCCCGGGCATTGATGGCCGATCCGCCGCTGCTGCTACTCGACGAGCCGGCGACCGGGCTCGATCTTCCGTCCCGAGAGGCGCTGCTTTCGACACTTGCCACCATGCCAAGCGCGCGGCCCGCACTGGCTACTGTCTTTGTGTCGCATCATCTGGAAGAACTTCCGTCTTCCACCACGCACGCGATGCTGCTGCGCGCAGGCGAGATCGTCGCCATCGGCCCCGCAGACGACGTGCTGACCAGCGAGCACGTTTCTGCCGCGTTCGGATATCCCATCGACGTCACGCGGCACAACGGCCGCTGGTCTGCCCGCGGTTCGGCAAACTGGCACACGCGCCGCGAAGACGGGTAG
- a CDS encoding SH3 domain-containing protein, whose amino-acid sequence MTALPYRRSRIVGVLTLLFVLAIPIATEFDAKAATDLIVGGQAQVSDAQGDNVNLRDTPSYSGVVLTSVPEGSIVDVLDGPFVDDADETVWYLVNSAGQPGYMISDYLVNADGAVAPAAAATTTASVNLRSGPGTSFAILLVIPNGSSVSTTGQVQNGFTQLVYNGTTGWSASQYISVTGASTPAIVADGPLNLRSGPGVNYSVLALMPTGASLTITGALSNGYYPVTYNGTAGYAAAEFIQVLSTQTATTTARLNLRSGPGTTYAVLLVIPNGATVTITGSAQNGFYPLTYNGTSGYASSTYLRISGTGPTPTPTPISRTAWTTANLNLRSGASSTASVILVMPNGSQITVTGNLTNGFYPVRYGSTNGFASSAYITFSGTTPSPTPTTPPVGGAIVWPISGGTWEVIQGYNGSSHQNTSSTWQYLYAFDIARTDGATAGINVYAPVSGTVRWYERSSGGITIDMGNGYAFAMFHLTVDRGWEPGDTITQGDFIGTISDVGGEGFVQVPHIHLTLWQTNDGGNWNRVATPFTGAYTISGYDFPSNGTAYQWSGFEFTP is encoded by the coding sequence ATGACGGCGCTGCCGTATCGGCGAAGCCGGATCGTGGGCGTGCTCACGCTCCTGTTCGTGCTGGCAATTCCAATTGCAACCGAATTCGACGCCAAAGCCGCGACCGATCTGATCGTCGGCGGCCAGGCGCAGGTCAGCGACGCGCAAGGGGACAATGTCAACCTGCGGGACACGCCGTCGTACTCCGGCGTAGTGCTGACCAGTGTGCCGGAAGGATCGATCGTCGATGTGCTCGACGGTCCCTTTGTCGATGATGCAGATGAGACCGTTTGGTATCTCGTCAATTCCGCCGGCCAACCGGGGTACATGATCTCCGACTACCTGGTCAACGCGGACGGAGCGGTTGCGCCTGCTGCCGCTGCAACCACAACGGCATCGGTCAACCTCCGGTCCGGGCCGGGAACCAGCTTCGCGATCCTGCTGGTCATCCCCAACGGTTCTTCGGTCAGCACCACCGGCCAGGTGCAAAACGGCTTCACCCAACTGGTCTACAACGGAACCACCGGATGGTCCGCCAGCCAGTACATCTCTGTCACGGGCGCATCGACCCCGGCCATCGTGGCCGACGGTCCGCTCAACCTGCGTTCCGGTCCGGGTGTGAACTACTCGGTGCTGGCGTTGATGCCAACCGGCGCCAGCTTGACCATCACCGGCGCGTTGAGCAATGGCTACTACCCGGTGACCTACAACGGCACGGCCGGATACGCCGCCGCCGAGTTCATCCAGGTTCTCTCCACTCAAACCGCCACGACCACCGCGCGGCTCAATCTCCGCTCGGGCCCGGGCACGACCTATGCGGTGCTGTTGGTCATTCCCAATGGCGCCACGGTCACCATCACGGGTTCCGCCCAGAACGGGTTCTATCCGCTGACCTACAACGGAACCAGCGGGTACGCCTCCTCCACGTATTTGCGGATCAGCGGCACGGGGCCCACTCCCACGCCCACCCCGATCAGCCGTACCGCCTGGACCACCGCCAATCTCAATCTCCGTTCCGGGGCGTCGTCTACCGCAAGCGTGATTCTGGTCATGCCGAACGGATCGCAGATCACGGTGACCGGCAATCTGACCAATGGGTTCTATCCGGTCCGCTACGGATCCACCAATGGTTTCGCGTCGTCGGCCTACATCACGTTCTCAGGAACCACGCCCTCGCCAACACCGACGACGCCTCCAGTAGGCGGAGCGATTGTCTGGCCGATTTCCGGTGGAACCTGGGAGGTCATCCAGGGCTACAACGGATCGAGCCACCAGAACACCAGCTCCACCTGGCAATACCTCTATGCCTTCGATATCGCTCGCACCGATGGCGCAACCGCCGGCATCAACGTCTATGCGCCGGTCTCCGGCACGGTGCGCTGGTACGAGCGCTCGTCCGGCGGCATCACCATCGATATGGGCAATGGCTATGCCTTCGCCATGTTCCACCTGACGGTCGACCGCGGGTGGGAACCGGGCGACACGATCACACAAGGCGACTTCATCGGCACGATCTCAGACGTCGGTGGCGAAGGGTTCGTCCAGGTGCCGCATATCCATCTCACACTCTGGCAGACCAACGACGGTGGCAACTGGAACCGCGTAGCGACCCCGTTCACCGGCGCCTACACCATCAGCGGCTATGACTTCCCGTCGAACGGGACCGCCTATCAATGGTCCGGCTTCGAGTTCACACCCTAG
- a CDS encoding AAA family ATPase: MTVSTANPETSVAFVADLAARILDEIRTSVIGKDETAELLLAAMLAGGHVLIEDVPGVGKTTLARAMSQAFGGTTRRIQFTPDLLPSDVTGITYFDQKAAEFRFRPGPIFSNVVVADEINRATPRTQSALLEAMQEGTVSIEGETHALPAPFLVVATQNPIELEGTFPLPEAQIDRFMMRLSMGYPEENDEVAMVSGAFSGGGPVNTVGTPGDVEAARRATSHVYLSPEVASYLTALVRATRTAPGVELGASPRSSLAMAAGARALAAIQGRASVTPDDIKRLAPVVLEHRIVMTVEARLREQSPAGLVADLLRAIPVPVEGSIGLDGGS, translated from the coding sequence ATGACCGTCTCTACCGCGAATCCGGAAACGAGCGTTGCGTTCGTGGCCGATCTGGCCGCACGCATCCTGGACGAGATTCGCACCTCGGTCATCGGGAAGGACGAGACCGCGGAACTGCTGTTGGCCGCTATGCTGGCGGGTGGCCATGTTTTGATCGAGGACGTGCCAGGCGTTGGAAAAACGACGTTGGCGCGCGCCATGTCGCAAGCGTTCGGTGGCACGACACGTCGCATTCAGTTCACACCAGACTTGCTCCCCAGCGATGTCACGGGCATCACCTATTTCGATCAGAAGGCCGCCGAGTTCCGCTTTCGCCCCGGCCCCATCTTCTCCAATGTCGTCGTGGCGGACGAGATCAACCGCGCCACGCCACGCACCCAATCCGCGCTCCTGGAAGCGATGCAGGAAGGCACGGTTTCGATCGAGGGCGAAACCCACGCCCTCCCGGCTCCTTTTCTGGTGGTCGCCACCCAGAACCCGATCGAGCTGGAGGGGACCTTCCCCTTGCCGGAAGCGCAGATCGATCGCTTCATGATGCGCTTGAGCATGGGCTATCCCGAGGAGAACGACGAGGTGGCCATGGTCTCCGGAGCATTCAGTGGCGGGGGACCGGTGAACACCGTGGGCACTCCGGGCGACGTCGAAGCCGCCCGTCGCGCCACCAGTCACGTCTATCTCTCGCCCGAGGTGGCCTCCTACCTCACCGCATTGGTCCGCGCCACACGCACCGCGCCGGGTGTCGAGTTGGGAGCAAGTCCGCGCTCCTCGCTGGCCATGGCCGCGGGTGCGCGAGCGCTCGCCGCGATTCAGGGTCGCGCTTCGGTCACCCCAGACGACATCAAACGGCTCGCCCCCGTGGTGCTGGAACACCGGATCGTCATGACGGTGGAAGCTCGACTGCGCGAGCAATCCCCCGCCGGGCTCGTGGCCGATCTTCTGCGCGCCATCCCGGTGCCGGTCGAGGGGAGCATCGGACTCGACGGCGGGTCATGA